The following proteins are encoded in a genomic region of Macrobrachium nipponense isolate FS-2020 chromosome 44, ASM1510439v2, whole genome shotgun sequence:
- the LOC135203915 gene encoding uncharacterized protein LOC135203915, which yields MLIKLKVKIYRTVIRPVFMYGAETWALTRKEGVKLETTEMRMLKQIMGISLLERGENDKIRRADLVKIAEVIREARLRWNGHVLRMDEGVKRAWEEPVRGRRSRGRQRFRWRDKEKEDMERRGLVEDDAFDRGQWSRRIRQPTP from the coding sequence atgttaataaagctaaaagtcaagatctacagaacagtgataagaccagtgttcatgtatggagcagaaacatgggctctaacaAGAAAAGAGGGAGTAAAGCTTGAGacaacagagatgagaatgctgaagcAGATAATGGGGATATCACTGCTGGAGAGAggggaaaatgacaaaataagaagggcagactTAGTAAAGAttgcagaggtgataagagaggcaCGATTGAGATGgaatgggcatgtgttgaggatggatgaggGAGTGaaaagggcttgggaggaacctgttagaggaagaagatcgagagggagacagagatttagatggcgagataaagagaaggaagatatggagagaagaggtttagtggaggatgatgcctttgatagagggCAGTGGAGtagacgcatcaggcaaccaaccccttaa